The following DNA comes from Synergistaceae bacterium.
CAAGACCGCCAGAAAGGGGGGGATGGAAGTCCCGGTTACGGCGGCGAAGGCGCCCCGTGCTCCGGCCATCCTCTTGCCGATGATGTATGAGAGGTTTACCGCGACGGGCCCCGGCAGGGCCGTGGCAAGCACGGTCATGTCGGCGATCTCCTCCTCGGAAAAGCCCCCTATGGAACGAAGCTCCCCCTGGATGAAGCCTAGCATCACTATTCCGCCTCCGAAGGTCAGAGCGCCTATGCGAAGAAACAAGAA
Coding sequences within:
- a CDS encoding chromate transporter, which produces MSIGSIFFLFLRIGALTFGGGIVMLGFIQGELRSIGGFSEEEIADMTVLATALPGPVAVNLSYIIGKRMAGARGAFAAVTGTSIPPFLAVL